One region of Culex pipiens pallens isolate TS chromosome 2, TS_CPP_V2, whole genome shotgun sequence genomic DNA includes:
- the LOC120415680 gene encoding F-box-like/WD repeat-containing protein TBL1XR1, with product MSFSSDEVNFLVYRYLQESGFSHSAYTFGIESHISQSNINGALVPPAALLSILQKGLQYTEAEISIGEDGSEQRLVESLSLIDAVMPEVVAIRQNMQNQQKQTIKTEAAETNGTTSSGGTGGSGGGGGGGGGSGATANEETSTAQTTTSTTTTSASTPAPADSMEVDQSIEIPASKATVLRGHESEVFICAWNPSTDLLASGSGDSTARIWDMSDNTTNPNQLVLRHCIQKGGTEVPSNKDVTSLDWNCDGTLLATGSYDGYARIWRTDGLLASTLGQHKGPIFALKWNKRGNYILSAGVDKTTIIWDAATGQCTQQFSFHSAPALDVDWQSNQSFASCSTDQCIHVCKLGVDKPIKSFQGHTNEVNAIKWDPQGQLLASCSDDMTLKIWSMKQDTCVHDLQAHSKEIYTIKWSPTGTGTNNPNMNLILASASFDSTVRLWDVERGACIHTLTKHTEPVYSVAFSPDGKFLASGSFDKCVHIWSTQSGQLVHSYKGTGGIFEVCWNSRGSKVGASASDGSVFVLDLRKL from the exons CATCAATGGCGCGTTGGTTCCGCCGGCGGCCCTACTCAGCATTCTGCAGAAGGGTCTGCAATACACGGAGGCGGAGATTAGTATTGGGGAGGACGGGTCCGAGCAGCGGCTGGTCGAGAGTTTGAGTCTGATTGACGCGGTCATGCCGGAGGTGGTGGCCATCCGGCAGAACATGCAGAACCAGCAGAAGCAGACGATTAAAACGGAGGCCGCGGAGACGAACGGGACGACGAGTAGCGGAGGAACCGGCggaagtggtggtggtggtggaggtGGTGGCGGGAGTGGGGCGACTGCCAATGAGGAGACTTCGACGGCACAGACGACAACGTCGACGACCACGACGTCCGCTTCGACACCGGCCCCGGCCGACAGCATGGAGGTGGACCAGAGCATTGAAATTCCGGCTTCGAAGGCCACCGTGCTGCGGGGACACGAGAGCGAGGTGTTTATCTGTGCGTGGAATCCGAGCACGGACCTGCTGGCGAGTGGTTCCGGCGATAGCACGGCCCGCATCTGGGACATGTCGGACAATACGACGAACCCGAACCAGCTGGTTCTGCGGCATTGCATCCAGAAGGGTGGGACGGAGGTGCCCAGCAACAAGGACGTCACGTCGCTGGACTGGAACTGCGATGGGACGCTGCTGGCCACCGGGTCGTACGACGGATACGCACGAATCTGGCGCACCGACGGCCTGCTGGCGAGCACCCTCGGACAGCACAAGGGACCGATCTTTGCGCTCAAGTGGAACAAACGGGGCAACTACATCCTGTCGGCGGGTGTGGACAAGACGACCATCATCTGGGACGCGGCCACCGGCCAGTGCACGCAGCAGTTTAGCTTCCACTCGGCACCGGCGCTGGACGTGGACTGGCAGTCGAACCAGTCGTTTGCCAGCTGCAGCACGGACCAGTGCATTCACGTGTGCAAGCTGGGCGTGGACAAGCCGATCAAGTCGTTCCAGGGACACACG AACGAAGTCAACGCCATCAAGTGGGATCCGCAGGGGCAGCTGCTGGCCTCGTGCTCGGACGACATGACGCTCAAGATTTGGTCCATGAAGCAGGACACGTGCGTGCACGATTTGCAG GCCCACTCGAAGGAGATCTACACGATCAAGTGGTCCCCGACGGGCACCGGTACCAACAACCCCAACATGAACCTCATCCTGGCGTCCGCGTCGTTCGATTCAACCGTCCGCCTGTGGGACGTCGAGCGGGGCGCGTGCATCCACACGCTGACGAAGCACACCGAACCGGTCTACTCGGTCGCGTTCAGCCCGGACGGCAAGTTCCTGGCGTCGGGCAGCTTCGACAAGTGCGTCCACATCTGGAGCACGCAGAGCGGTCAGCTGGTGCACAGCTACAAGGGCACCGGCGGCATCTTCGAGGTGTGCTGGAACTCGCGCGGCAGCAAGGTCGGGGCCAGCGCCAGCGACGGCAGCGTCTTTGTGCTGGACCTGAGGAAGTTATGA